In Tenuifilum sp. 4138str, a single window of DNA contains:
- a CDS encoding DUF1573 domain-containing protein: MRITSLLFGFTALFAISCGSNNNQGSTQETDSTQLAELTYVEDFFDVGTIHSGEIVRHSFRFRNTGNAPLVVKDIIPSCGCTKVDVTSRILKPGEEASVEVVFDSKGWFGSQYKSVTLRTNGVIREKSVTLKANVVP, encoded by the coding sequence ATGAGGATAACTAGCTTGCTTTTTGGTTTTACCGCTTTATTTGCAATATCGTGTGGTAGTAATAACAATCAGGGTTCAACTCAGGAGACTGACTCAACCCAACTAGCTGAGCTCACCTATGTTGAGGATTTTTTTGATGTAGGAACAATACACAGCGGTGAAATTGTTAGGCACTCGTTCCGCTTCAGAAATACTGGTAATGCGCCTCTAGTAGTTAAGGATATAATCCCATCGTGCGGATGCACAAAGGTTGATGTTACCAGCAGAATTCTTAAACCCGGCGAGGAGGCATCCGTTGAGGTGGTTTTTGATAGTAAAGGCTGGTTTGGTTCCCAGTATAAATCGGTTACTCTTAGAACCAATGGGGTTATTCGTGAAAAGTCAGTAACCCTCAAGGCAAATGTAGTACCCTAA
- the yajC gene encoding preprotein translocase subunit YajC, translating to MITSFITLQATQQGANPLMTFLMFGLIIVVFYFFMIRPQMKRQKELRKFQESLKKGDKVIIAGGVYGKVTEVKDEYVLVEISNNVEVKVAKSTIIRDVTDIQTR from the coding sequence ATGATTACAAGTTTTATTACACTTCAAGCAACCCAGCAGGGTGCTAACCCGTTGATGACCTTCTTGATGTTTGGTCTCATCATTGTTGTTTTTTATTTTTTTATGATTAGGCCTCAAATGAAGCGCCAAAAGGAACTCCGTAAGTTTCAGGAGTCGCTTAAGAAAGGTGATAAGGTGATTATTGCCGGCGGTGTTTACGGTAAGGTTACCGAGGTTAAAGATGAGTATGTTTTGGTTGAAATTTCCAATAATGTTGAAGTAAAGGTTGCCAAGAGTACCATTATTCGTGATGTGACCGATATACAAACCCGATAA